Genomic DNA from Thermanaerothrix sp.:
TCCGGTGACATTGGCGGTGGCGGCGGCGGAGGACCGGGAGGTTTTGGAGTGCGTGGCCATGGCCAAGGGGATGGGGCTTTGCGACGCCCTCTTGGTGGGGGACCCGGAGCGCATAGCGCCGCTGGCGGAGGAGGTGGGGCTCAAGGACTTTGAGGTCATCCCGGATCCGGACCCTGTGTCCGCGGCGCTGACCGCCTCGGATGCGGTAAGAAACCGCAGGGCCCAGGTGCTGATGAAGGGGCTTGTAAACACCAGCGACTTCATGCGGGGGGTTTTAAACCCCGATAAGGGCCTTAGGACCGGAAACCTCATAAGCCACCTGTCGGTGTTCCAGATACCAGGCGAGGAGAGGCTGGTGTTCCACTCCGACGGGGGTATAAACATAGCCCCCGACCTGGAGGCCAAGAGGGGGATACTTCGGAACGCCCTTGGGGCCTTGAGGGCCCTTGGGTACCAGCGGCCCAACGTGGCGCTCCTGGCGGCGAACGAGCAGGTGAACCCCAAGATGCAGGCCACGGTGGACGCCGCGGCGCTGGTGGAGGAGTGGAAGTCCGGGGCCTTTGGGGACTGCGTGGTGGAGGGGCCCATAGCCTTGGACGTGGCGGTGTCCCCTGAGGCCGCAAGGCACAAGGGCATAGACAGCAAGATAACCGGCCAGGTGGACCTGTTCCTCATGCCCAACATAGAGGCGGGCAACGTGGCGGGGAAGAGCCTCATCTACTACGCCAATGCCCAGATGGCGGGGCTTGTCCTTGGGGCCGCGTCCCCCATAGTGCTGACCTCCCGGTCCGAGACCGCAAGGGGGAAGCTTTACTCCATAGCCCTGGCCTGTCTGGTGTCCCAGGGAAGCGGAAGTCTCTAGGTTTCATGCCCCTATGCTTGGGGGCTTAGGCTGAGGAAGGAACAAAAAGACAGAAGGAGGGGAAGGTCTTGGCCAAAAAGGCGATACTGACGGGGAACGAGGCCATAGCCCGGGGGGCCTGGGAGGCGGGGCTTCACGTGGCGGCCGCGTATCCTGGGACCCCCAGCACGGAGATACTGGAGAACCTGTCCCAGTACAAGGATGTCTACTCCGAGTGGTCTCCAAACGAGAAGGTGGCCCTGGAGGTGGCCAGCGGTGCGTCCCTGGGAGGGGCCAGGGCCCTGGCGGCCATGAAGCACGTTGGGGTGAACGTGGCGGCGGATCCGTTCTTCACCATGGCCTACATAGGGGTGAACGGCGGTTTGGTGCTCATCTCCGCCGACGACCCGGGGCTTTTCAGCTCCCAGAACGAGCAGGACAACCGATGGTACGCCCCCCACGCCAAGGTGCCCATGCTGGAGCCATCGGACAGCCAGGAGTGCAAGGACTTCATAAAGGCCGCCTTCGAGATATCCGAGCGGTTTGACACCCCGGTTCTCTTCCGGGTCACCACCCGGGTGTGTCACAGCAAGGGGGTTGTGGAGCTTGCGGATAGGGAGGAGCGGCCCATAAGGGAGTACCAGCGGGACATAAGGAAGACGTTGATGGCCCCCTCCTCCGCCAAGGCCAGGCACTACGTGGTGGAGGAGCGGCTAAAGGCCTTGCGGGACTTCTCCAACCGCTGTCCATACAACCGCATAGAGTGGGGGACCCACCGGGAGGTTGGGGTGATAGCCAGCGGCATAGGCTATCAGCACGCGAGGGAGGTCTTCGGCGAAAGGGCCAGCTACCTTAAGATAGGTTTCTCCTATCCCCTGCCGGACGAGATGATAAGGGCCTTCGCCAAGTGCGTGGATAGGATATACGTGGTGGAGGAGAACGAGCCCTACATAGAGGGCTTCGTTAAGCAGCTTGGGATCCAGTGCGTGGGGAGGGAGCTTTTGCCCTCCGTGGACGAGCTGTCCCCAGCGGTGGTGCGCCGGGCCTTCGTGTCCTCCGAGCCCCCGGCTGTTACCGCCCCGGACTGCGAGATACCGGGACGCCCGCCGGTGCTTTGCGCCGGCTGTCCCCACCGGGGCATCTTCTACGCCATGAGCCGGGTGAAGGACAAGGTGGTGACCAGCGACATAGGCTGCTACACCCTTGGGGCCATGGAGCCCCTCAACGTGGGGGACACGGTGATATGCATGGGGGCTTCGGTCTCGGCGGGGGTTGGGTTCCAGAAGGTGCAGCAGCTGGCTGGGCGGAAGGGCAAGGTGTTCGGGGTCATCGGGGACTCCACCTTCTTCCACTCGGGCATCACGGGGCTCATAGACTCGGTGTACAACAAGGTGCCCCTGGCGCTGGTGATAGTGGACAACCGGATAACCGCCATGACGGGGCATCAGGAGAACCCGGGCACCGGCCGCACCTTGATGGGGGAGGAGACCGTGTCCTTGGACATAGAGGCCCTGTGCGTGGCCTGCGGGGTGAAGAGGGAGAACCTGGTGGTGGTGGACCCCTACGACTACAAGGCCTGCGAGGGGGCGGTGAAGGCGGCGGAGGCCTCTGAGGAGCCCTTCGTGATAATAACCCGCCGTCCATGCGCCCTCGTAAAGGACGTGCAGAGGGCCCGGGCGGGGGTGCACTGCGTGGTGGACCAGTCCAAGTGCGTCAAGTGCAAGTCCTGTTTGAGGCCCGGATGCCCCGCCATAGCCATGAAGGACGGGATCATAACCATAGACGTGGCCCAGTGCAACGGGTGCGGCCTTTGCATGCAGCTATGCCCCAAGGGGGCCATCTCGAGGGAGGGCGAGGTCAATGAGTAGTAACTCCACCAAGAGCATTCTCCTGGTCGGCGTGGGCGGGCAGGGTACCATACTGGCCTCCAAGGTCCTCTCCGAGGGCCTCATGCGGATGGGGTACGACGTTAAGATGTCGGAGATCCACGGCATGTCCCAGCGGGGCGGCAGCGTCACCACCCACGTCCGCTACGGCTCCAAGGTGTACTCTCCGGTCATATCCGAGGGTGAGGCGGACATACTGGTGGCCTTTGAGAAGCTTGAGGCCGCCAGGTGGCTTACGTATCTTAAGGACGGCGGGGCGCTGGTGGTGAACGACTACGAGATATACCCGGTGCCGGTCCTTTTGGGGCAGGCCAGGTACCCCGAGGACCTGAACGGCATGTTCCGCCGGAAGGTTAAGGACGTCAAGATATTCGACGCCGGAAAGGTGGCCCAGGACCTCGGAAACGTGAAGGCCCAGAACGTGGTGCTCCTTGGGGCGCTCATAAAGGCCATGGGGCTTGACTCCATAAACTGGGAGGAGGTCCTGGCGGAGGTGGTGCCCCCCAGGTTCCTGGAGCTTAACGTCAAGGCCCTAAGGGCGGGCATGGAGCTTTAATGGCCCCCTTTTGGGGTATTGGGGTGGCCTTTGGCGTGGCAGCCGGGGCGCTGGAAAGGTGAAAGAACATGGCGGGCGGGGATAGAACCCCGCCCGCTTCTCTTCCGGTATGAGGATGGAGTTAACGTTCCGCGTCGCCTTTTAGCACCGGTTCATGAGGTCCTGTACGGTGACCATGCTGCGCCTTAGGGAAGAAGCCCGATCCCCGTCGAAGAGCATCTCAAGCCTTTCCCCCTTGAGGCTCATGACGTAGACCATTCCGAGTATCCTTCTTATGAGCGCCAAACCCAACACCTCCCTTGGATGTCGGGTTCATGGTAACTCGCAGTAACCCAAAAGTCAAGTGAGTTATCCTATTGAATTCAACACCTTGCCCTTTGGCTCCTTGGGCCTGTGGGCCTCCAGGAAGGGCAGTGGGCTTTCCTTCACCTGCCTGAGCACCTCCTTTGGGTCCCCGCCGGACGTTGGCGCTGGACTCTCCTGGTCTGTCTTGGGGCTAGGGGGTGGGCCGTCGTCCTCTTGGCGCTGTGGGCGGTGGCCGTGGTTCCCCTTTCGCTCTTCTTCCTCCAAAAGGTCCTCCCATCGGCGTTTAAGTTTGCCCGGCGCTCCCTTGGGATTTCTCTTGGGGCGGATGGGCTCCACGGGATTGACTCCCGTTAGGGGATCAACCTTGCGATCCATTCCGCATCACCTCCGAAGGGTCCTAGGTGTTTATCGGACCTTCGGAGGCGATCTCATCGGGACCTTGGAATCATATTTAAGTTAAAGTTTTATGACTCCAGCGGTGTTGAGGAAGACCAGAAGCAGCAGCGCTGGGGTTATGTAGCGTATTACGAACAGGTAGCACCTTATGAGAAACCGGTTATGCAGGGTTCCGTTGTTCGACAGTTCCTCCTCCACCACCTGGGGTTTGAGGAAGTAGCCCACGAAGAGGGCGGTAAGGAGTCCTCCGATG
This window encodes:
- a CDS encoding bifunctional enoyl-CoA hydratase/phosphate acetyltransferase, producing MLRSYDEVLKRVSEGSPVTLAVAAAEDREVLECVAMAKGMGLCDALLVGDPERIAPLAEEVGLKDFEVIPDPDPVSAALTASDAVRNRRAQVLMKGLVNTSDFMRGVLNPDKGLRTGNLISHLSVFQIPGEERLVFHSDGGINIAPDLEAKRGILRNALGALRALGYQRPNVALLAANEQVNPKMQATVDAAALVEEWKSGAFGDCVVEGPIALDVAVSPEAARHKGIDSKITGQVDLFLMPNIEAGNVAGKSLIYYANAQMAGLVLGAASPIVLTSRSETARGKLYSIALACLVSQGSGSL
- the iorA gene encoding indolepyruvate ferredoxin oxidoreductase subunit alpha yields the protein MAKKAILTGNEAIARGAWEAGLHVAAAYPGTPSTEILENLSQYKDVYSEWSPNEKVALEVASGASLGGARALAAMKHVGVNVAADPFFTMAYIGVNGGLVLISADDPGLFSSQNEQDNRWYAPHAKVPMLEPSDSQECKDFIKAAFEISERFDTPVLFRVTTRVCHSKGVVELADREERPIREYQRDIRKTLMAPSSAKARHYVVEERLKALRDFSNRCPYNRIEWGTHREVGVIASGIGYQHAREVFGERASYLKIGFSYPLPDEMIRAFAKCVDRIYVVEENEPYIEGFVKQLGIQCVGRELLPSVDELSPAVVRRAFVSSEPPAVTAPDCEIPGRPPVLCAGCPHRGIFYAMSRVKDKVVTSDIGCYTLGAMEPLNVGDTVICMGASVSAGVGFQKVQQLAGRKGKVFGVIGDSTFFHSGITGLIDSVYNKVPLALVIVDNRITAMTGHQENPGTGRTLMGEETVSLDIEALCVACGVKRENLVVVDPYDYKACEGAVKAAEASEEPFVIITRRPCALVKDVQRARAGVHCVVDQSKCVKCKSCLRPGCPAIAMKDGIITIDVAQCNGCGLCMQLCPKGAISREGEVNE
- a CDS encoding indolepyruvate oxidoreductase subunit beta — protein: MSSNSTKSILLVGVGGQGTILASKVLSEGLMRMGYDVKMSEIHGMSQRGGSVTTHVRYGSKVYSPVISEGEADILVAFEKLEAARWLTYLKDGGALVVNDYEIYPVPVLLGQARYPEDLNGMFRRKVKDVKIFDAGKVAQDLGNVKAQNVVLLGALIKAMGLDSINWEEVLAEVVPPRFLELNVKALRAGMEL